The proteins below come from a single Triticum aestivum cultivar Chinese Spring chromosome 5D, IWGSC CS RefSeq v2.1, whole genome shotgun sequence genomic window:
- the LOC123123427 gene encoding 60S ribosomal protein L24, with the protein MVLKTELCRFSGAKIYPGKGIRFIRSDSQVFLFSNSKCKSYFHNRLKPAKLAWTAMYRKQHKKDIHAEAAKKRRRTTKRPYSRSIVGASLEVIQKKRAEKPEVRDAAREAALREIKERIKKTKDEKKAKVEVTKSQKSAGRGNAPKPGKAPKLGGGGGKR; encoded by the exons ATGGTTCTCAA GACAGAGCTCTGCCGTTTCAGTGGTGCCAAGATATACCCAGGGAAGGGGATCAGATTCATCCGCTCAGACTCTCAA GTCTTCCTTTTCTCCAACTCAAAGTGCAAGAGCTACTTCCACAACCGTCTCAAGCCAGCTAAGCTCGCATGGACGGCCATGTACAGGAAGCAGCACAAGAAG GATATTCATGCTGAGGCTGCAAAGAAGAGGCGCCGCACCACCAAGAGGCCGTATTCCAGGTCAATTGTAGGTGCTTCCCTTGAAGTTATCCAGAAGAAGAGAGCTGAGAAGCCGGAGGTCCGTGATGCAGCTAGGGAAGCAGCTCTGCG TGAGATCAAGGAGCGCATTAAGAAGACCAAGGATGAGAAGAAAGCTAAGGTGGAGGTGACGAAATCCCAGAAGTCCGCCGGCAGAGGCAACGCCCCCAAACCCGGGAAGGCCCCCAAgcttggcggtggcggcggcaagcGCTAG